One segment of Desulfosudis oleivorans Hxd3 DNA contains the following:
- a CDS encoding chalcone isomerase family protein: MRIMPKQRFINRLVTTWVLIFCFTTGLYGAQVNGADFEKAVYVSEKRLTLRGAGLLRYLVVIKAYAGAFYLEAGLPPDRALENVTRQLVLHYFHAIPAEDFATATTTMIEKNVTPDQFARLAPLVDRMNALYRDVAPGDRYTATYIPESGTELALNGQALGTVPGAAFSRAFFSIWIGENPIDKGFRNDLLKGLAP; this comes from the coding sequence ATGCGCATCATGCCGAAACAACGGTTTATCAACCGGCTCGTTACGACCTGGGTGCTTATCTTTTGTTTTACCACCGGTCTTTACGGCGCCCAGGTCAATGGCGCTGACTTTGAAAAAGCGGTTTACGTCAGCGAAAAGCGCCTGACCCTGCGGGGCGCGGGCCTTCTGCGATACCTGGTGGTCATCAAAGCCTATGCCGGGGCCTTTTACCTGGAAGCGGGCCTGCCCCCGGACAGGGCGCTTGAGAATGTGACGCGGCAACTGGTGCTTCACTATTTTCACGCCATTCCGGCCGAAGATTTTGCAACGGCCACCACCACCATGATTGAAAAAAACGTGACACCGGATCAGTTTGCGCGTCTCGCCCCGCTTGTCGACCGGATGAACGCCCTTTACCGGGATGTGGCGCCCGGTGACCGTTATACGGCCACCTACATTCCGGAATCCGGAACAGAACTGGCATTAAACGGGCAGGCACTGGGAACGGTTCCCGGCGCCGCCTTTTCACGTGCGTTTTTTTCCATCTGGATCGGAGAAAACCCCATTGACAAGGGATTTCGCAACGATCTGCTGAAAGGGCTGGCACCGTGA
- a CDS encoding MFS transporter encodes MRHLTVTRKLAYSGPAFSLAVVGIPVYVYIPKFYTDVIGVPIGALGLILLLVRLFDAVTDPAMGYISDRLKTPFGRRRPLIAAGAVLTVAAMALLFNPPAGLGTAAATAWFAVMVAALFLFWTVIIVPYESLGPELTYDYNERTALFGMRDGALIAGTLVAAASPAIVKALWHIGETAEDFREVFHVLSLLYGPLILASAAWCVLSFRERTTVRPETAAPFFSGMASSLQNRPFRILLISYTISAIGSNLPATLILYYVEYVLHSPRADLFLLIYFVTGILLLPLWVAGAKRFEKKNMWLAAMAVNTGAFFGVFFLGPGDEWAYGVLVAISGMGFGASLAIPSAMQADVIDYDQLQTGLRREGVYIGFWSVAKKLAAAVGVGAGLALLGVSGYDPTINQSPAVVTTLRVLYTLVPCLCNLVAMAVAWRYPLTREVHQQIHRQIQRRLAGEPFVDPLASAGKASA; translated from the coding sequence GTGAGACATCTCACCGTTACCCGGAAACTGGCCTATTCAGGGCCGGCCTTTTCCCTGGCCGTGGTGGGAATCCCTGTCTATGTCTATATTCCGAAATTTTACACCGACGTGATAGGGGTTCCCATCGGCGCCCTGGGCCTGATTCTGCTGCTGGTCCGGTTGTTTGACGCCGTTACCGATCCGGCCATGGGATATATTTCCGACCGGCTCAAAACCCCCTTTGGCCGGCGCCGGCCCCTGATTGCCGCCGGTGCCGTGCTGACCGTGGCCGCCATGGCCCTGCTTTTCAACCCGCCGGCCGGCCTGGGAACCGCGGCGGCAACCGCCTGGTTTGCCGTGATGGTGGCGGCCCTGTTTCTCTTCTGGACCGTCATCATTGTCCCGTATGAATCCCTGGGACCGGAACTGACCTATGACTATAATGAAAGGACCGCCCTGTTCGGCATGCGGGACGGCGCGCTGATCGCCGGCACCCTGGTCGCGGCCGCCTCCCCTGCCATTGTCAAGGCCCTGTGGCATATCGGGGAAACCGCGGAGGATTTCCGTGAAGTGTTTCATGTGCTTTCCCTGCTCTACGGCCCCCTGATTCTTGCCAGTGCCGCCTGGTGCGTCTTGTCTTTCCGGGAACGAACGACAGTGCGGCCCGAAACCGCGGCCCCCTTTTTTTCCGGCATGGCATCCAGCCTGCAAAACAGGCCGTTCCGTATTCTGCTGATCAGTTATACCATCAGCGCCATCGGCAGCAACCTGCCGGCCACCCTGATCCTTTATTACGTGGAGTATGTGCTGCACTCGCCCAGGGCCGATCTTTTTCTGCTTATATATTTTGTCACCGGCATCCTGCTGCTGCCGTTGTGGGTGGCCGGGGCCAAACGGTTTGAAAAAAAGAACATGTGGCTGGCCGCCATGGCGGTCAACACCGGCGCCTTTTTCGGTGTCTTTTTCCTGGGGCCGGGGGACGAGTGGGCCTACGGCGTTCTGGTGGCAATTTCCGGCATGGGGTTCGGCGCCAGCCTGGCCATTCCTTCGGCCATGCAGGCGGATGTCATTGATTACGACCAGCTCCAGACCGGCCTTCGCCGGGAAGGGGTCTATATCGGGTTCTGGTCCGTGGCAAAAAAGCTGGCCGCGGCCGTTGGGGTGGGAGCGGGGCTGGCACTTTTGGGTGTTTCCGGGTATGATCCCACCATAAACCAATCCCCGGCCGTGGTGACCACCCTTCGCGTTCTCTATACCCTGGTCCCCTGTTTGTGCAATCTTGTCGCCATGGCCGTTGCCTGGCGCTATCCGCTGACACGGGAGGTGCATCAGCAGATTCACCGGCAGATCCAGCGCCGACTGGCCGGAGAGCCCTTTGTCGATCCGCTGGCTTCAGCCGGCAAGGCTTCAGCATAA